The genomic segment AATAAAGGCCAACAAGGTGGTAGGAATATTTACATAATCAATACCTCGTTTATATACGGAGGCACAAAAACCACCCAAATCAGTTATCATTCCTCCTCCAATATTAACTAACAAGGCTTGGTTATCGGCTTTTGAGCTAAGTAGTTTATCCCAAATAAAATTACAGGTAGCGATGGATTTACTTAATTCTCCGGCTGGAATTACGAGAATATTTTCTTCAACAAAAACATCTTTGAAATGAGAAGCACAAAAGCGATACGAGTTTTCATCCATTAAAACAAAAACATCGGAATAGTTTCGTTGTAAAATCCAATGGTTTAAATGTGTTCCTACCGAATCACTCCAATAGATTCGCTCATCTAAATCAACAACAGTCATAGGTTTATTTTCAAATTGTGGTTAAATGTATAGAAAATGGTGTTTGACAGAAATAATATTCAAAAATCATTACCCATTTTAGTTTAGAAAATAGTACGGAAGTGGATAACAATGGTTGTAAATTGTCAATAACTACTAATAACTCCATATTGGTAAAGGAATTGGCACTTTTACCTTTGTCACCCGAATTTAATTCGGATCATGCCAAAAAACCAAACTATTGAAAGCGTATTAATCATAGGTAGCGGACCTATCATTATAGGACAAGCCTGTGAATTTGATTACAGTGGAAGTCAGGCCGCAAGGTCATTGCGGGAAGAAGGCATCAAAGTGGTGTTAATCAACAGCAATCCTGCCACCATCATGACCGATAAAGTTACGGCCGACCATGTTTATTTACTTCCCTTAACTCCGGCATCCATTTCCAAAATTCTGAACGAGCATAAAATAGATGCTGTTTTACCAACCATGGGTGGACAAACGGCACTGAATCTTGCCATTAAATGCGAGGAAATAGGGCTTTGGAAAAAGCATGGGGTAAAAATGATTGGAGTTGATATACAAGCGATTGAAACCTGTGAAAACCGGGAAGCTTTTCGCAACCTGATGTATAAAATCAATGTAGGCGTTGCTCCAAGTAAAATTGCAAACTCTTTTTTAGAGGGTAAGGAAATTGCCCAAGAAATTGGCTTTCCATTGGTTATTCGTCCTTCCTACAC from the Bacteroidia bacterium genome contains:
- a CDS encoding carbamoyl-phosphate synthase large subunit; this translates as MPKNQTIESVLIIGSGPIIIGQACEFDYSGSQAARSLREEGIKVVLINSNPATIMTDKVTADHVYLLPLTPASISKILNEHKIDAVLPTMGGQTALNLAIKCEEIGLWKKHGVKMIGVDIQAIETCENREAFRNLMYKINVGVAPSKIANSFLEGKEIAQEIGFPLVIRPSYTLGGTGAAFVHTREEFDAALTKGLHASPIHEVQIDKAVLGWKEYELELLRDANDNVTIICSIENFDPMGIHTGDSITVAPCMTLSDTTFQHMRDLAIKMMRNIGNFAGGCNVQFAVEPE